Proteins from one Juglans microcarpa x Juglans regia isolate MS1-56 chromosome 6S, Jm3101_v1.0, whole genome shotgun sequence genomic window:
- the LOC121237677 gene encoding heat shock 70 kDa protein 4-like, with the protein MEDGEEEAVEVVVVAVPTIAVPTEIPLPSGEIIEWALPRIADGIGINRIITGDLSRLSDKEASSLGETNVLVFDPGCGTIDVSFLTIEDGIYEVEAIAGEYSDDRRVNQFFQGFK; encoded by the exons ATGGAGGACGGAGAAGAAGAGGCAGTAGAGGTGGTGGTTGTAGCAGTGCCCACGATAGCTGTTCCCACAGAAATCCCTCTTCCCTCG GGAGAAATTATTGAGTGGGCATTACCCAGAATTGCTGATGGGATAGGGATAAACAGGATTATAACAGGTGATCTAAGCAGGCTATCAGATAAGGAGGCAAGCAGTTTGGGTGAAACGAATGTGCTCGTCTTCGACCCGGGGTGTGGAACAATTGACGTCTCTTTCCTCACCATTGAAGATGGCATCTATGAAGTGGAAGCCATAGCTGGTGAATATTCTGATGATAGGAGGGTGAATCAATTCTTTCAGGGATTCaagtga
- the LOC121237276 gene encoding probable beta-1,4-xylosyltransferase IRX10L — MKGWRWICVGLLYATFVFRIDAVGQRRSQPTERISGSAGDVLEDDPVGRLKVFVYELPSKYNKKILQKDPRCLTHMFAAEIYMHRFLLSSPVRTLNPEEADWFYTPVYTTCDLTPNGLPLPFKSPRMMRSAIQLISSNWPYWNRTEGADHFFVVPHDFGACFHYQEEKAIERGILPLLQRATLVQTFGQQNHVCLKESSITIPPYAPPQKMQAHLIPERTPRSIFVYFRGLFYDVGNDPEGGYYARGARAAVWENFKDNPLFDISTEHPTTYYEDMQRAVFCLCPLGWAPWSPRLVEAVIFGCIPVIIADDIVLPFADAIPWEEIGVFVAEKDVPNLDTILTSIPSDLILRKQRLLANPSMKQAMLFPQPAQPGDAFHQVLNGLARKLPHDKSIYLKSGEKILNWTAGPVGDLKPW, encoded by the exons atgaaaggTTGGAGGTGGATTTGTGTTGGCCTTCTTTATGCCACCTTTGTGTTTAGGATTGATGCGGTTGGGCAGCGCCGCAGTCAACCCACTGAGCGAATTTCAG GTAGTGCCGGTGAtgttttggaagatgatccagTGGGAAGGTTGAAAGTTTTTGTGTATGAGCTTCCAAGTAAATATAACAAAAAGATTCTGCAAAAGGATCCAAGATGCCTAACCCATATGTTTGCAGCTGAGATCTACATGCATCGATTTCTCTTATCTAGCCCTGTTCGAACCCTTAATCCTGAAGAAGCTGATTGGTTTTACACCCCTGTATACACTACTTGTGACCTGACACCAAATGGCCTCCCTTTGCCTTTTAAGTCACCTCGGATGATGAGGAGTGCAATACAGCTCATTTCTTCTAACTGGCCTTACTGGAATCGGACAGAAGGTGCTGATCACTTTTTTGTAGTCCCTCATGACTTTGGAGCATGCTTCCATTATCAA GAGGAGAAGGCAATTGAAAGAGGAATTCTTCCCTTGCTCCAACGTGCAACACTGGTTCAGACTTTTGGACAACAGAATCATGTTTGTTTAAAAGAGAGCTCGATTACAATACCACCATACGCTCCTCCACAAAAAATGCAAGCCCACCTGATTCCTGAGAGAACTCCCAGGTCGATATTTGTGTACTTCCGGGGATTGTTTTATGATGTGGGAAATGACCCAGAAGGTGGTTATTACGCAag AGGTGCACGGGCAGCGGTGTGGGAGAACTTCAAGGACAATCCGCTTTTTGACATTTCCACCGAGCACCCAACAACATATTATGAGGACATGCAACGAGCTGTCTTTTGTTTATGCCCCCTTGGCTGGGCTCCTTGGAGCCCGAGATTGGTAGAAGCAGTGATATTTGGTTGCATCCCCGTTATCATAGCAGATGACATTGTTCTACCCTTTGCTGATGCCATCCCATGGGAAGAAATTGGGGTCTTTGTAGCTGAGAAGGACGTTCCTAACTTAGATACCATCCTCACATCAATCCCGTCAGATCTAATTCTGAGGAAGCAAAGATTGCTTGCCAACCCTTCAATGAAGCAAGCAATGTTGTTTCCACAACCAGCTCAACCAGGAGATGCATTCCATCAAGTTCTAAATGGACTGGCAAGAAAGTTGCCACATGACAAGAGTATTTACTTGAAGTCGGGTGAGAAAATCCTAAACTGGACTGCAGGTCCAGTGGGTGATCTGAAACCTTGGTAG